In Caldisphaera lagunensis DSM 15908, a single genomic region encodes these proteins:
- a CDS encoding Clp1/GlmU family protein, whose amino-acid sequence MNCEKFDGSYILLGPSSVVIINGEVEILGFDINKKINKKIIVPIGRSIPIKANNACLNINPSSKNIVKVESKTNEIFEKIYNEIFEKRKILIIGPTDSGKSTLAAFLINRFYSKGIRAKIMSADLGQNEVYCPTFVSTAEIDPPYIPGWKGSIANVKSCFVGDISSFHNKQKYIECIEKLGKDDNLIIDTDGLVNEEAIKLKLSLIQNIDIDAVISIDLNYEITNLNNIKIIQVNKLFNKEKSRYERKENRDRLISQCILSSRKRIINLNEINITNKENLFPGSIAGIESPDGNQYFGLIYKIINDNAVLITEYDSKINRIEVGKLTLNINNYKNLIESL is encoded by the coding sequence ATGAATTGTGAAAAATTTGATGGATCCTATATTTTGTTAGGACCATCAAGCGTTGTGATAATTAATGGTGAAGTAGAAATATTGGGATTTGATATAAATAAGAAAATTAATAAGAAAATAATAGTTCCAATAGGTAGATCAATACCAATTAAAGCAAACAACGCATGCCTTAATATAAATCCCTCATCTAAAAATATTGTAAAAGTTGAAAGTAAAACTAATGAAATTTTTGAGAAAATTTATAATGAAATTTTTGAGAAGAGAAAAATTTTAATAATAGGTCCCACTGATTCAGGTAAAAGTACCCTAGCTGCATTCTTAATAAATAGGTTTTATTCTAAAGGAATAAGAGCAAAAATCATGAGTGCTGACCTGGGCCAAAATGAGGTTTATTGTCCTACATTTGTTAGCACTGCTGAAATTGATCCACCATATATACCAGGTTGGAAAGGATCTATAGCAAATGTTAAATCATGTTTCGTGGGCGATATAAGTTCATTTCATAACAAACAAAAATATATTGAATGTATAGAAAAATTGGGGAAAGATGATAACTTAATTATAGACACTGATGGTTTGGTAAATGAAGAAGCTATTAAACTAAAACTATCCTTAATACAAAATATTGATATAGATGCAGTAATTTCTATAGACCTGAATTATGAAATAACCAATTTAAACAACATAAAAATAATCCAGGTTAATAAACTATTTAACAAAGAAAAGAGCAGATATGAAAGAAAAGAAAATAGAGATAGATTAATATCACAATGCATTTTATCATCAAGGAAAAGAATTATAAACTTAAATGAAATAAATATAACCAACAAAGAAAATCTCTTTCCTGGATCTATTGCTGGAATCGAATCTCCCGATGGTAATCAATACTTTGGTTTGATATACAAAATCATTAATGATAATGCTGTTTTGATAACAGAATATGATAGTAAAATAAATAGAATTGAAGTTGGAAAACTAACATTAAACATAAATAATTATAAAAATCTTATTGAATCCCTCTAA
- a CDS encoding uracil-DNA glycosylase, whose translation MQDDKRIKISNLNELIKSCKKCPLHLSRTNVVLGNGNINTKIMLIGEAPGRNEDLEGIPFVGLAGKLLDSLLNENNIKRDEVYITNVVKCRPPNNRTPNKEEVSSCLPYLIEEINIVKPELILTLGRTAGEAISIIFNYEWEGLEKERKKIREVMFNGTKIKILSTYHPAAALYKPELKELLRDDIKTASKIIGNKHKNLIDFM comes from the coding sequence ATGCAAGATGATAAAAGAATCAAAATTAGTAATTTAAATGAACTAATAAAATCATGCAAAAAATGTCCTTTACATTTAAGTAGAACAAATGTTGTGTTGGGAAATGGAAATATCAATACAAAAATTATGCTAATAGGAGAAGCTCCTGGTAGAAATGAAGACCTTGAAGGAATACCATTCGTTGGTCTTGCAGGAAAACTCTTAGATTCATTATTAAATGAGAATAATATAAAAAGAGATGAGGTATACATTACTAACGTAGTTAAATGTAGACCTCCTAATAATAGAACCCCTAATAAGGAAGAAGTTAGTTCATGTTTACCCTATCTTATTGAGGAAATAAATATTGTTAAACCTGAATTAATTTTAACTTTAGGAAGGACGGCTGGAGAGGCAATTTCAATAATATTTAATTATGAGTGGGAAGGGTTAGAAAAGGAAAGGAAAAAAATTAGAGAAGTTATGTTTAATGGTACAAAAATTAAGATTCTTTCAACATATCATCCAGCAGCTGCTCTCTATAAGCCAGAACTAAAAGAATTATTAAGAGATGATATAAAAACAGCAAGTAAAATTATAGGGAATAAACATAAAAACTTAATAGATTTTATGTAA
- a CDS encoding cupin domain-containing protein codes for MKILNNIKPVIKKFYEIEEEKLPEDQAQKSYIRWLLTDDDGANNFFMRLFRMEPGGHINSHFHPWEHEIFIVEGKGRVRIGSKIYNVEEGNFLFIPPNAEHEYWADSELRFICIIPSKPTANEVDKPVEY; via the coding sequence GTGAAAATTTTGAACAACATAAAGCCAGTAATCAAAAAATTTTATGAAATAGAAGAAGAAAAATTGCCAGAGGATCAAGCTCAAAAATCATATATAAGATGGTTATTAACAGATGATGATGGTGCAAATAATTTCTTCATGAGATTGTTTAGGATGGAACCAGGAGGTCATATAAATTCGCATTTTCATCCATGGGAACATGAAATATTTATTGTAGAAGGGAAAGGTAGGGTTAGGATCGGCTCAAAAATATACAATGTTGAGGAAGGGAACTTTTTATTTATTCCTCCAAATGCAGAGCATGAATATTGGGCTGATTCAGAACTTAGATTTATATGTATAATACCGTCAAAGCCTACAGCTAATGAAGTAGACAAGCCTGTAGAATATTAG
- a CDS encoding transcriptional regulator: MSTIIKDILVYFEEQGPMSPGDVAQKLNVPRYKVLATIQCLSELGFLESLYSRGSYKIYQISLLGKNALERLKSEESLRDILEESLMNENLLKNNEKGKAEA; the protein is encoded by the coding sequence TTGTCAACAATAATAAAAGATATTTTAGTATATTTCGAAGAACAAGGCCCCATGTCTCCAGGAGATGTAGCACAAAAATTAAATGTACCAAGATACAAGGTGTTAGCAACTATACAATGTCTATCTGAATTAGGCTTTCTTGAATCATTATATTCTAGGGGTAGCTATAAAATATATCAAATAAGTCTTTTAGGAAAAAATGCGTTGGAAAGACTAAAGTCTGAAGAGTCATTAAGAGATATATTAGAGGAAAGTCTTATGAATGAGAATCTTTTAAAAAATAATGAAAAAGGAAAAGCTGAAGCTTAA
- a CDS encoding 30S ribosomal protein S15, giving the protein MHKNSRRGKSHSIRPSTFTANWITYSQQEVEMIIEELAKKGYTPSQIGLVLRDQFGIPLVKPIIGKKVGKVLEEKNLSPKIPEDLFNLIRKAVNLRRHLNEHPKDKTSMRGLIFTESKIRRLSNYYKKVGKLNKDWVYDPNAAKLLVAGSS; this is encoded by the coding sequence ATGCATAAGAATAGCAGGAGAGGTAAGTCACATTCCATAAGGCCTTCAACGTTTACAGCAAATTGGATTACTTATTCACAGCAAGAAGTAGAAATGATAATAGAAGAGCTTGCTAAGAAGGGATACACACCTTCTCAAATAGGATTGGTTTTAAGGGATCAATTTGGAATACCCCTTGTTAAACCAATTATAGGAAAAAAGGTAGGTAAGGTTTTAGAAGAAAAGAATTTATCACCAAAAATACCTGAAGATCTGTTTAATTTAATAAGGAAAGCAGTTAATTTGAGGAGGCATTTGAATGAACATCCTAAAGATAAGACAAGCATGAGAGGTTTAATATTTACTGAAAGCAAGATTAGAAGGCTTTCAAATTATTATAAAAAAGTTGGTAAATTGAATAAAGATTGGGTATATGATCCAAATGCTGCAAAGCTTTTGGTTGCTGGGAGTAGCTAA